A window of the Sardina pilchardus chromosome 21, fSarPil1.1, whole genome shotgun sequence genome harbors these coding sequences:
- the LOC134068494 gene encoding uncharacterized protein LOC134068494: MASLVWGGQGREFFKKHKGELEMRLDVLAPLLIHLESGGVLSRLEREEVECKTTSQSKNFALITMLEKKGAVAQERFYEALKKHNPLLVEDLQCSAVPETQQGRDVPPPGQIQFTSVQPDSVSFSWSPPEGAPGPHRFRVTWRGGEKQHSIVVAGLGLKVTELIPGEKYNFAVATLSEDGYQSSCVERSVHTDVPPPENLTVDLRSLEASVRWTKPARVDRASYLLELQNQNHQKSIEPIHRDSPNYTITGLYPGGDYSISVYTVLNNGCQSKPSSQIFKTEIPVPESLAVGSITTSSASLSWEVPPEMKQTPHSFLVSYQSEGAEPQSICTESCSADITGLKSGRDYTVRLYTQLQHGGKSQAVSVHFKSGPSLNIVLVGTTGMGKSAVGNTILGREAFHSDNSATQVCDGVCDGVSMGSLRPVKVINTPAILETDRDADVKKVVKCIKYLCPGPHVILLVIAVGKFSREEQNSVKALQELFGERAAKYMMILFTHSDELHGQTIDEYLHSAHPKLRGVIKSCGGEYHVFNKNSDHTQVVELVNKIDEMINRKRGGGHFTEEMYEEVRMPELKTMAPIRKKLVIVGGYECEKTSLLILLTRGELPEVYIPTVFENCFTDIEVDGKQVELALWDTAGQKDYDRLRPLSYPGTDVILMCFSIDSQNSLKSIPDKWAPEVKHFCPTPPIVLAGAHQGSARWAVLMRRAMSQPPLF, translated from the exons ATGGCCAGTCTGGTGTGGGGAGGTCAGG GCCGAGAGTTCTTCAAGAAGCACAAGGGGGAGCTTGAGATGCGTCTTGATGTCCTTGCACCTCTTCTTATCCACCTGGAGAGTGGCGGGGTCCTCTCTCGCCTGGAGAGGGAAGAGGTAGAATGCAAAACAACCAGCCAGAGTAAGAACTTTGCCCTCATAACCATGCTGGAGAAGAAAGGAGCCGTAGCGCAAGAGAGGTTTTATGAGGCTCTCAAGAAACACAACCCTCTTTTGGTGGAGGATCTTCAGTGCTCAGCAGTGCCTGAGACACAGCAAGGAAGAG ATGTTCCTCCTCCTGGGCAGATCCAGTTCACTTCAGTGCAGCCAGACTCTGTGTCCTTTAGCTGGTCACCACCAGAGGGCGCCCCTGGACCGCACAGGTTCAGAGTGACCTGGAGAGGAGGTGAAAAGCAGCACAGCATAGTAGTGGCAGGTTTGGGTCTGAAGGTGACAGAACTTATTCCAGGAGAGAAGTATAACTTTGCTGTGGCCACCCTCAGTGAAGATGGCTATCAGAGCTCATGTGTAGAGAGATCTGTTCACACAG ATGTTCCTCCACCAGAGAATCTCACTGTGGATTTGAGGTCATTGGAGGCCTCTGTGAGGTGGACCAAACCTGCCAGAGTGGACCGGGCATCTTACCTGCTGGagcttcagaatcagaatcatcaGAAGAGCATAGAACCCATACACAGAGATTCCCCCAATTATACAATCACTGGCCTATATCCTGGAGGAGATTACAGCATCAGTGTGTACACTGTACTGAACAATGGCTGTCAAAGCAAACCAAGCAGCCAAATCTTTAAAACAG AGATTCCAGTCCCAGAGAGTCTGGCTGTGGGATCCATCACTACATCATCTGCTAGCCTCAGCTGGGAGGTGCCTCCTGAGATGAAGCAGACCCCACACAGCTTCCTGGTCTCTTACCAGAGTGAAGGGGCTGAGCCACAGTCCATCTGTACTGAGTCATGCAGCGCAGACATCACAGGCCTGAAATCAGGAAGAGACTACACTGTTAGACTCTACACACAACTCCAACATGGAGGAAAGAGCCAGGCTGTTTCTGTTCACTTTAAGTCAG GTCCATCTCTGAACATTGTGTTGGTTGGAACGACTGGCATGGGAAAGAGTGCTGTGGGCAACACCATCCTGGGGAGAGAAGCATTTCACTCAGATAACTCAGCCACACAAGTGTGTGATGGAGTATGTGATGGAGTTAGTATGGGTAGCCTGAGACCGGTTAAAGTAATCAACACACCTGCTATtttagagacagatagagatgcAGATGTTAAAAAGGTAGTGAAATGCATTAAATACTTGTGTCCAGGTCCTCATGTAATCCTGCTGGTGATTGCAGTGGGGAAGTTCAGTAGGGAGGAACAGAATTCAGTCAAAGCCCTACAAGAGCTCTTTGGGGAGAGAGCTGCAAAGTACATGATGATCCTGTTCACTCACAGTGATGAACTGCATGGCCAGACTATTGATGAATATCTGCACTCTGCCCACCCCAAACTAAGAGGGGTGATAAAGAGCTGTGGTGGAGAATACCATGTGTTCAACAAGAACAGTGACCACACACAAGTTGTAGAGCTGGTCAATAAAATAGATGAGATGATTAACAGAAAAAGGGGAGGAGGTCACTTCACTGAGGAGATGTACGAAGAGGTGAGGATGCCCGAACTAAAGACGATGGCACCCATTCGGAAGAAGCTAGTCATTGTTGGTGGTTATGAATGTGAGAAGACAAGTTTGCTCATACTTCTCACCAGAGGTGAGTTACCTGAAGTGTATATCCCCACTGTATTTGAAAACTGTTTTACTGATATTGAAGTTGATGGGAAACAGGTGGAGCTGGCTCTGTGGGACACAGCAGGCCAGAAGGACTACGACAGACTGCGACCCCTGTCTTACCCCGGCACGGACGTCATACTCATGTGCTTCTCCATAGATAGCCAAAACAGTTTGAAGAGCATTCCAGACAAGTGGGCTCCGGAGGTCAAACACTTCTGCCCGACGCCTCCCATCGTCTTGGCTGGAGCACACCAAGGTAGCGCAAGATGGGCAGTGTTGATGCGAAGGGCCATGTCCCAACCTCCTCTTTTTtaa
- the LOC134068493 gene encoding uncharacterized protein LOC134068493 isoform X1, translating into MASLAWGGQGQEFFKKHKGELEMRLDVLAPLLIHLESGGVLSRLEREEVECKTTSQGKNFALITMLEKKGAVAQERFYEALKKHNSLLVEDLQPETQQRRDVPPPGQIQFTSVQPDSVSLSWSPPEGAPGPHRFRVTWTGGQKLHRIVVAGLGLKVTELNPGEKYNFAVATISEDGSLKSSCVERSVHTAVPPPDNLTVDLRSLTAHLKWTKPVGVDQVSYLLELQNQNHQKCIEPIHRNSPSYTLTGLYPGGDYTISVYTVLSNGCQSKPSSQIFKTEIPVPESLTVGSITTSSASLSWEVPPEMKQTPHSFLVSYQSDGTEPQSMSTKSCSADITGLKSGTDYTVVVYTQLQHGGKSQPVSVHFKTGPSLRIVLIGTTGEGKSAVGNTILGREAFHSDNSVTQVCEGVCMGSPRPIEVIDTPGILHTDRDTDVKEVVKFMTYWSPGPHVILLVIAVGKFSREEQKAVRALQELFGERAAKYMMILFTHSDELHGQTIDEYLHSTQPELKKVIKSCGGQYHVFNNKSSDRRQVVELMNKIDEMVEKNHYTDEIYEETRASELKMIQKKLVIVGKPCSGKGTFLRVFKDNTFPEDWIPMIFDSCNVHIEVDGKQVQLELCGTNGMDEYDRLRPLSYPGADVILMFFSIVKPCALESIPEKFIPEVKNLCPNVPIILVGNKKDLRNDKYTQQELAMRKQKPVEEKEGQDMAIRINAFGYVECSAKTKEGLLEVLELATRAALQTKKHSKESACLLS; encoded by the exons ATGGCCAGTTTGGCGTGGGGAGGTCAGG GCCAAGAGTTCTTCAAGAAGCACAAGGGGGAGCTTGAGATGCGTCTTGATGTCCTTGCACCTCTTCTTATCCACCTGGAGAGTGGCGGGGTCCTCTCTCGCCTGGAGAGGGAAGAGGTGGAATGCAAAACAACCAGCCAGGGTAAGAACTTTGCCCTCATAACCATGCTGGAGAAGAAAGGAGCCGTAGCACAAGAGAGGTTTTATGAGGCTCTCAAGAAACACAACTCTCTTTTGGTGGAGGATCTTCAGCCCGAGACACAGCAAAGAAGAG ATGTTCCTCCTCCTGGGCAGATCCAGTTCACTTCAGTGCAGCCAGACTCTGTGTCCTTAAGCTGGTCACCACCAGAGGGCGCTCCTGGACCCCACAGGTTCAGAGTGACCTGGACAGGAGGTCAAAAGCTACACAGAATAGTAGTGGCAGGTTTGGGTCTGAAGGTGACAGAACTGAATCCAGGAGAGAAGTATAACTTTGCTGTGGCCACCATCAGTGAAGATGGCTCATTGAAGAGCTCATGTGTGGAGAGATCTGTTCACACAG CGGTTCCTCCACCAGATAATCTCACTGTGGATTTGAGGTCATTGACAGCCCATCTGAAGTGGACCAAACCTGTCGGAGTGGACCAGGTATCTTACCTGCTGGagcttcagaatcagaatcatcaGAAATGCATAGAACCCATCCACAGAAATTCACCCAGTTACACACTCACAGGCCTATATCCTGGAGGAGATTACACCATCAGTGTGTACACTGTACTAAGCAATGGCTGCCAAAGCAAACCCAGCAGCCAAATCTTTAAAACAG AGATTCCAGTCCCAGAGAGTCTGACTGTGGGATCCATCACTACATCATCTGCTAGCCTCAGCTGGGAGGTGCCTCCTGAGATGAAGCAGACTCCACACAGTTTCCTGGTCTCTTACCAGAGTGACGGGACTGAGCCACAGTCCATGTCTACCAAGTCATGCAGCGCAGACATCACCGGCCTGAAATCAGGAACTGATTACACTGTTGTAGTCTACACACAGCTCCAACATGGAGGAAAGAGCCAGCCTGTTTCTGTTCACTTTAAGACAG GTCCATCTCTGAGAATCGTGCTGATTGGAACGactggagagggaaagagtgctGTGGGCAACACCATCCTAGGGAGAGAAGCATTTCACTCAGATAACTCAGTCACACAAGTGTGTGAAGGAGTGTGTATGGGTAGTCCGAGACCGATTGAAGTGATTGATACACCCGGTattttacacacagacagagatacaGATGTGAAAGAGGTAGTGAAATTTATGACATACTGGTCTCCAGGTCCTCATGTAATCCTGCTGGTGATTGCAGTGGGGAAGTTCAGTAGGGAGGAACAGAAGGCGGTCAGAGCCCTACAGGAGCTCTTTGGGGAGAGAGCTGCAAAGTACATGATGATCCTGTTCACTCACAGTGATGAACTGCATGGTCAGACTATTGATGAATATCTGCACTCTACCCAGCCTGAACTGAAGAAAGTGATAAAGAGCTGTGGTGGACAATACCATGTGTTCAACAACAAGAGCAGTGACCGCCGTCAAGTTGTAGAGCTGATGAATAAAATAGATGAGATGGTGGAGAAAAATCACTACACTGATGAGATTTATGAAGAGACGAGGGCATCTGAGCTGAAAATGATCCAGAAGAAGCTAGTCATCGTTGGCAAGCCTTGTTCTGGGAAGGGTACTTTTCTTAGAGTTTTCAAAGATAACACGTTTCCTGAAGACTGGATTCCCATGATATTTGATAGCTGTAACGTTCACATTGAAGTTGATGGGAAACAGGTGCAGCTTGAGCTGTGTGGCACAAATGGCATGGATGAATACGACAGACTGCGGCCCCTGTCTTACCCCGGTGCAGATGTCATTCttatgtttttctccatagttAAACCATGCGCTTTGGAGAGCATTCCAGAGAAGTTCATTCCAGAGGTCAAAAACCTCTGTCCAAATGTTCCCATCATTCTGGTGGGCAACAAGAAGGATCTGCGCAATGACAAGTACACACAACAGGAACTAGCAATGAGGAAACAGAAACCTGTTGAAGAAAAGGAGGGCCAGGACATGGCCATTCGCATCAATGCCTTTGGCTACGTGGAGTGCTCAGCCAAGACTAAGGAGGGCCTCCTGGAGGTGTTGGAATTGGCCACAAGGGCAGCACTGCAAACCAAGAAGCACAGCAAAGAGAGTGCCTGCCTCTTGTCATAG
- the LOC134069485 gene encoding globoside alpha-1,3-N-acetylgalactosaminyltransferase 1-like, with amino-acid sequence MTRPLRQTSTTAPPTEWHRRTDVLTVSPWLAPIVWEGTFDPKVIDRIYQPLNITVATTVFAVGKYIQLLKRFLESAEKHYMLGYRVHYYVFTDQMDKVPQVTLASGRSLTVLPVPSFSRWQEISLRRMEFIRKAIDDHIRHEAHFIFCTDVDMVFENRFGAEAFGELVAAIHPWWYHAGRNELPYERRPASQAHVPRGQGDFYYGGALYGGHVDVVHRLTSTCEEQLNIDKQKSIEAAWQEESHLNRYFILHKPTKLLSPEYLWDKSKGPEKWLRVVRFATVLKNYKTLRPN; translated from the exons ATGACTCGGCCGCTGAGGCAAACCAGCACGACAGCACCTCCCACTGAGTGGCACAG GAGAACTGATGTTCTGACGGTCTCCCCGTGGTTGGCCCCCATCGTATGGGAAGGAACCTTTGATCCAAAAGTAATTGACAGGATATACCAGCCTCTGAATATTACTGTGGCAACTACGGTCTTTGCAGTCGGAAA ATATATTCAGCTTTTGAAGCGATTTCTGGAAAGTGCTGAGAAGCATTACATGCTTGGGTACAGAGTCCATTACTATGTCTTCACTGATCAAATGGACAAGGTTCCTCAGGTGACCCTGGCGTCTGGACGCTCCCTCACGGTGCTTCCTGTCCCGAGCTTTAGCCGCTGGCAGGAGATCTCTTTGAGGAGGATGGAGTTCATTCGCAAGGCCATCGACGACCACATCCGCCACGAGGCCCACTTCATCTTCTGCACCGATGTGGACATGGTGTTCGAGAACCGCTTTGGCGCGGAGGCGTTTGGTGAGCTGGTGGCAGCCATACACCCCTGGTGGTACCACGCTGGGCGCAATGAGCTCCCCTACGAGCGCAGGCCTGCATCTCAGGCACATGTTCCAAGAGGACAAGGTGATTTCTACTATGGTGGAGCTCTTTATGGAGGCCATGTAGACGTGGTGCACAGACTGACCAGCACATGCGAGGAGCAACTCAACATAGACAAGCAGAAGTCCATTGAAGCCGCGTGGCAGGAAGAGAGCCATCTTAACCGCTACTTTATACTGCACAAACCCACTAAGCTGCTCTCGCCCGAGTACCTATGGGACAAATCTAAGGGGCCAGAGAAGTGGCTCAGAGTAGTTCGATTTGCCACAGTGCTTAAGAATTATAAAACATTGCGTCCCAACTAG
- the LOC134069299 gene encoding arylamine N-acetyltransferase, pineal gland isozyme NAT-3-like: protein MDLQEYFQRIGFSGAFERPDLATLQLVHRLHVLNVPFENLSLHSGQQNSMELPLIFSKLVRQRRGGWCCESNLLFSWALGQMGYQHTTLGARVYHPQQQDFSAQEGHLLNRVDVAGRSYIADVSFGMADQIWEPLELVSGKEQPQPPGTFCLKEDGGTWVLEKTSRTPLIPNEAFAKSSLLDRSRTSPVFCFTLEPRRPEDFHAASHFLQTAPDSLYTNKSICSLATPTGYRAVIGLIYCEVTFGCQEEFDLMEMRKITDAEVQGILREKFGMPPVHNLTLKNNKINYTM, encoded by the coding sequence ATGGACCTGCAGGAGTACTTCCAGAGGATCGGCTTCAGCGGTGCGTTTGAGAGGCCGGACCTGGCCACCCTGCAGCTGGTGCACCGCCTGCACGTGCTGAACGTGCCCTTTGAGAACCTGAGCCTGCACAGCGGGCAGCAGAACAGCATGGAGCTGCCGCTGATCTTCAGCAAGCTGGTGCGCCAGCGGCGGGGAGGCTGGTGCTGCGAGAGCAACCTGCTCTTCTCCTGGGCACTGGGGCAGATGGGGTACCAGCACACCACGCTGGGCGCCCGCGTCTACCACCCCCAGCAGCAGGACTTCAGCGCCCAGGAGGGGCACCTCCTCAACAGGGTGGACGTGGCCGGACGCTCCTACATCGCTGACGTCAGCTTTGGGATGGCAGATCAGATCTGGGAACCCCTGGAGCTGGTGTCGGGGAAGGAACAGCCCCAGCCCCCCGGAACCTTCTGCCTGAAGGAGGACGGCGGCACGTGGGTTCTGGAGAAAACATCTCGCACGCCGCTGATCCCCAACGAGGCCTTCGCCAAGTCCAGCCTCCTGGACCGCAGTCGGACCAGCCCCGTGTTCTGCTTCACCCTGGAGCCCCGACGGCCCGAGGACTTCCATGCCGCCTCCCACTTCCTGCAGACCGCCCCCGACTCGCTCTACACCAACAAATCCATCTGCTCTCTGGCCACGCCCACGGGATACAGAGCTGTGATTGGCTTGATTTACTGTGAGGTCACGTTTGGCTGCCAGGAAGAGTTTGACCTGATGGAGATGCGTAAGATCACGGACGCCGAGGTCCAGGGCATCCTGAGGGAGAAGTTTGGCATGCCGCCCGTCCACAACCTCACACTGAAGAACAATAAAATAAACTACACCATGTAA
- the LOC134068493 gene encoding uncharacterized protein LOC134068493 isoform X2 — translation MASLAWGGQEFFKKHKGELEMRLDVLAPLLIHLESGGVLSRLEREEVECKTTSQGKNFALITMLEKKGAVAQERFYEALKKHNSLLVEDLQPETQQRRDVPPPGQIQFTSVQPDSVSLSWSPPEGAPGPHRFRVTWTGGQKLHRIVVAGLGLKVTELNPGEKYNFAVATISEDGSLKSSCVERSVHTAVPPPDNLTVDLRSLTAHLKWTKPVGVDQVSYLLELQNQNHQKCIEPIHRNSPSYTLTGLYPGGDYTISVYTVLSNGCQSKPSSQIFKTEIPVPESLTVGSITTSSASLSWEVPPEMKQTPHSFLVSYQSDGTEPQSMSTKSCSADITGLKSGTDYTVVVYTQLQHGGKSQPVSVHFKTGPSLRIVLIGTTGEGKSAVGNTILGREAFHSDNSVTQVCEGVCMGSPRPIEVIDTPGILHTDRDTDVKEVVKFMTYWSPGPHVILLVIAVGKFSREEQKAVRALQELFGERAAKYMMILFTHSDELHGQTIDEYLHSTQPELKKVIKSCGGQYHVFNNKSSDRRQVVELMNKIDEMVEKNHYTDEIYEETRASELKMIQKKLVIVGKPCSGKGTFLRVFKDNTFPEDWIPMIFDSCNVHIEVDGKQVQLELCGTNGMDEYDRLRPLSYPGADVILMFFSIVKPCALESIPEKFIPEVKNLCPNVPIILVGNKKDLRNDKYTQQELAMRKQKPVEEKEGQDMAIRINAFGYVECSAKTKEGLLEVLELATRAALQTKKHSKESACLLS, via the exons ATGGCCAGTTTGGCGTGGGGAG GCCAAGAGTTCTTCAAGAAGCACAAGGGGGAGCTTGAGATGCGTCTTGATGTCCTTGCACCTCTTCTTATCCACCTGGAGAGTGGCGGGGTCCTCTCTCGCCTGGAGAGGGAAGAGGTGGAATGCAAAACAACCAGCCAGGGTAAGAACTTTGCCCTCATAACCATGCTGGAGAAGAAAGGAGCCGTAGCACAAGAGAGGTTTTATGAGGCTCTCAAGAAACACAACTCTCTTTTGGTGGAGGATCTTCAGCCCGAGACACAGCAAAGAAGAG ATGTTCCTCCTCCTGGGCAGATCCAGTTCACTTCAGTGCAGCCAGACTCTGTGTCCTTAAGCTGGTCACCACCAGAGGGCGCTCCTGGACCCCACAGGTTCAGAGTGACCTGGACAGGAGGTCAAAAGCTACACAGAATAGTAGTGGCAGGTTTGGGTCTGAAGGTGACAGAACTGAATCCAGGAGAGAAGTATAACTTTGCTGTGGCCACCATCAGTGAAGATGGCTCATTGAAGAGCTCATGTGTGGAGAGATCTGTTCACACAG CGGTTCCTCCACCAGATAATCTCACTGTGGATTTGAGGTCATTGACAGCCCATCTGAAGTGGACCAAACCTGTCGGAGTGGACCAGGTATCTTACCTGCTGGagcttcagaatcagaatcatcaGAAATGCATAGAACCCATCCACAGAAATTCACCCAGTTACACACTCACAGGCCTATATCCTGGAGGAGATTACACCATCAGTGTGTACACTGTACTAAGCAATGGCTGCCAAAGCAAACCCAGCAGCCAAATCTTTAAAACAG AGATTCCAGTCCCAGAGAGTCTGACTGTGGGATCCATCACTACATCATCTGCTAGCCTCAGCTGGGAGGTGCCTCCTGAGATGAAGCAGACTCCACACAGTTTCCTGGTCTCTTACCAGAGTGACGGGACTGAGCCACAGTCCATGTCTACCAAGTCATGCAGCGCAGACATCACCGGCCTGAAATCAGGAACTGATTACACTGTTGTAGTCTACACACAGCTCCAACATGGAGGAAAGAGCCAGCCTGTTTCTGTTCACTTTAAGACAG GTCCATCTCTGAGAATCGTGCTGATTGGAACGactggagagggaaagagtgctGTGGGCAACACCATCCTAGGGAGAGAAGCATTTCACTCAGATAACTCAGTCACACAAGTGTGTGAAGGAGTGTGTATGGGTAGTCCGAGACCGATTGAAGTGATTGATACACCCGGTattttacacacagacagagatacaGATGTGAAAGAGGTAGTGAAATTTATGACATACTGGTCTCCAGGTCCTCATGTAATCCTGCTGGTGATTGCAGTGGGGAAGTTCAGTAGGGAGGAACAGAAGGCGGTCAGAGCCCTACAGGAGCTCTTTGGGGAGAGAGCTGCAAAGTACATGATGATCCTGTTCACTCACAGTGATGAACTGCATGGTCAGACTATTGATGAATATCTGCACTCTACCCAGCCTGAACTGAAGAAAGTGATAAAGAGCTGTGGTGGACAATACCATGTGTTCAACAACAAGAGCAGTGACCGCCGTCAAGTTGTAGAGCTGATGAATAAAATAGATGAGATGGTGGAGAAAAATCACTACACTGATGAGATTTATGAAGAGACGAGGGCATCTGAGCTGAAAATGATCCAGAAGAAGCTAGTCATCGTTGGCAAGCCTTGTTCTGGGAAGGGTACTTTTCTTAGAGTTTTCAAAGATAACACGTTTCCTGAAGACTGGATTCCCATGATATTTGATAGCTGTAACGTTCACATTGAAGTTGATGGGAAACAGGTGCAGCTTGAGCTGTGTGGCACAAATGGCATGGATGAATACGACAGACTGCGGCCCCTGTCTTACCCCGGTGCAGATGTCATTCttatgtttttctccatagttAAACCATGCGCTTTGGAGAGCATTCCAGAGAAGTTCATTCCAGAGGTCAAAAACCTCTGTCCAAATGTTCCCATCATTCTGGTGGGCAACAAGAAGGATCTGCGCAATGACAAGTACACACAACAGGAACTAGCAATGAGGAAACAGAAACCTGTTGAAGAAAAGGAGGGCCAGGACATGGCCATTCGCATCAATGCCTTTGGCTACGTGGAGTGCTCAGCCAAGACTAAGGAGGGCCTCCTGGAGGTGTTGGAATTGGCCACAAGGGCAGCACTGCAAACCAAGAAGCACAGCAAAGAGAGTGCCTGCCTCTTGTCATAG
- the LOC134069300 gene encoding uncharacterized protein LOC134069300, with the protein MIQCHGSTHFHYLKKGEEVTLSCGTCQWEADVDSDNRVDCNVSKTGINSKKSECPAGTLTPCSEMKRSSSRMCGLYVKRGFFVCTTVKSDSCFIHPFKPSAHHVESFIVAQEEPDMVSDPVVESSVHVSAGGSINLTCIFTIKGSYSNQRFVVYWIKTAAESSTCVYSFHLDAGYDSGFDEHCAIDKDLLLRRSHTSLPSLTDTNTHNLTISNATHSDSGQYVCALQVNINNQQHWRVITNTTVTVGDPVKPGHFG; encoded by the exons ATGATACAGTGCCATG GGTCCACTCATTTCCATTACctaaagaaaggagaggaggttaCACTGTCCTGTGGAACATGTCAATGGGAGGCTGATGTGGACTCAGACAACAGAGTCGACTGCAACGTATCAAAAACCGGGATTAATTCAAAGAAATCAGAATGTCCAGCTGGAACACTGACCCCATGCAGTGAGATGAAGAGAAGCTCATCCAGAATGTGTGGCCTCTATGTGAAGAGGGGATTCTTTGTGTGTACTACAGTTAAATCTGACTCCTGCTTCATTCACCCATTCAAACCCTCTGCTCATCATGTGGAGTCCTTCATTGTTGCTCAGGAAGAACCAGACA TGGTGTCTGATCCTGTAGTGGAAAGCTCAGTGCATGTGTCTGCAGGAGGATCAATTAATCTGACGTGCATCTTTACAATAAAGGGAAGTTATTCCAATCAGCGTTTTGTGGTGTACTGGATTAAGACTGCAGCTGAGAGCAGCACATGTGTGTACTCATTTCATTTAGATGCAGGTTATGATTCTGGGTTTGATGAACATTGTGCCATTGACAAAGACTTATTGTTGAGGAgatcacacacatccctcccttctctcactGATACCAACACCCATAACCTGACGATCAGCAATGCCACTCACTCAGACAgtggacagtatgtgtgtgccttacaAGTGAACATCAACAACCAGCAGCACTGGAGAGTAATCACCAACACTACGGTCACTGTGGGGGATCCAGTCAAACCTG GGCACTTTGGCTGA